A section of the Oncorhynchus keta strain PuntledgeMale-10-30-2019 chromosome 15, Oket_V2, whole genome shotgun sequence genome encodes:
- the LOC118371836 gene encoding ETS-related transcription factor Elf-1-like isoform X2, producing MEGSESGDEETMETLVAAETLLNMDSPESLSLDQQHYTQLYVPSLGDVITSPVTHQLMVSVEDIVGALGQPQWVNLQRETVAEQPKKRGKKSKRPESPTPDITFKRGKYSKGNTLYLWQFLIELLQDRQACPRYIKWTNRHAGIFKLVNSKAVARLWGKHKNKPDMNYETMGRALRYYYQRGILNKVEGQRLVYQFASLPKDMVFISGDEDQEDQGNHEDDGDVPDDPEESPPSSDQSLDDLASYEHSLPPLPPSSRPGYQRSRQSSCSPATAQWHQPGPESESRSPAQRRTVLRPLGGSLIQQQHLPIVSAEMLRTLQNVQSLQTGQHGSVFRTAQLLGSMCERQAATAEQTTSQIVTLQLQPVTCPVKQGKLEVKTDEDSGLTRE from the exons tgGAGGGCAGTGAGAGTGGAGATgaggaaaccatggaaacattgGTGGCAGCTGAGACTCTCCTCAACATGGACTCCCCCGAATCCCTCTCTCTGGACCAACAGcactaca CCCAGCTGTACGTTCCCTCCCTGGGTGATGTCATCACATCGCCCGTTACCCACCAGTTGATGGTGTCAGTAGAGGACATTGTGGGAGCTCTGGGCCAGCCGCAGTGGGTCAATCTGCAGAGGGAGACTGTTGCCGAGCAACCGAAGAAGAGAG GTAAGAAATCCAAAAGGCCTGAATCTCCCACACCGGACATCACATTCAAGAGGGGAAAATACAgcaaag GGAACACCCTGTATCTGTGGCAGTTCCTGATTGAGCTTCTTCAAGACCGACAGGCCTGCCCACGCTACATCAAATGGACCAATCGGCATGCAGGGATCTTTAAGCTGGTCAACTCTAAGGCTGTGGCCCGACTCTGGGGCAAACACAAGAACAAACCAGACATGAACTATGAGACCATGGGCCGAGCTCTCAG gTACTACTACCAGCGTGGGATCCTGAACAAGGTGGAGGGCCAGAGGCTGGTGTACCAGTTTGCTTCCCTGCCCAAGGACATGGTCTTCATCAGTGGTGATGAAGACCAGGAGGACCAAGGTAATCATGAGGACGATGGAGACGTTCCAGATGACCCAGAGGAAAGTCCGCCCTCTAGCGACCAATCACTGGACGATTTGGCGTCCTACGAGCATTCTTtgcctcctcttcccccctcctctagACCAGGTTACCAAAGGTCCAGACAGAGCAGCTGTAGTCCGGCAACAGCCCAGTGGCACCAACCCGGCCCAGAATCCGAGTCCCGATCCCCAGCCCAGCGCAGAACAGTTCTTCGACCACTGGGAGGCAGTCTGATCCAGCAGCAGCACCTGCCTATAGTCTCAGCTGAGATGCTGCGCACCCTGCAGAACGTTCAGTCTCTGCAGACCGGTCAGCACGGGTCGGTCTTCAGAACCGCTCAGCTGCTGGGGAGTATGTGTGAGAGACAGGCTGCTACTGCAGAACAGACCACCAGTCAGATAGTGACTCTGCAGTTACAGCCCGTGACCTGCCCTGTCAAGCAGGGGAAGCTGGAGGTTAAGACAGACGAGGACTCAGGACTGACCAGGGAGTAG